Within Anguilla anguilla isolate fAngAng1 chromosome 11, fAngAng1.pri, whole genome shotgun sequence, the genomic segment CTGTATTAAACATGCCTGCTCACACTGTGTGAGGTTTCTTTAATACTGTTCCCTGTTGTTTAGGAACGCTTGAGCAGAGAATTATCGGAGGCCAGGAAGTCGTCCCGTACTCCATTAAGTACCAGGCATCGATCCAGTACAATAAGCAGCACTACTGCGGGGCCACGCTTATTCGTCCCCAGTGGGTAGTATCTGCTGCACATTGTTATAAACCGTAAGTACCCGACCTGTAGGGCGCTAATCCAAGTAAACCTGATGCACGTTCGACAGGGCGAACATTAGCTAAAGTCAGTCACCAAACATTTGGTTGTCCTATTTACCCATTTTCAAGATTACGGATACCAACTAACACTTATTGTAACCTACTGCATGGTTTCTAACAATGATATCTTGCACATTTTCCTGATTGGTTTGTTTGTACATCAGTAAGTTATTCCTTTTTCTTGTACACGCTCTGGCGAAGTCCTGCTGGTCAAAACACTTTGGTGTTTTGTTACTGTCCTTTTCGACATGCCAATTAATAAagtcttttaattatttttcattttcatcatttatttacttacaatGGAGTGCCttggaatttttaattttttttggaagaaactcttttcattttctactatttaaaaaatattttttgagctttttttatttccttttttgatgTAGGTTTATAGCAATTTTAGCATAGGAGCAATAAACTCATACTATCATACTAGTATGATTATTGCTATCATGTCATGAATGTCTTTGAATGGTGCTAGCCCACATTCTATTGATATTCaggtttcctttttcttttcttttttcctacAGTTAGTTGGCTACACAATGGTTTCAATGGCAGCAAGATAAATTAAGACCAAACCAAAATCGTCCTGAGTCAAAATGTATCTATATTATGCACAGTGGAATAACTTGTGACTTTAGTTGTCAGTTCCTAGTTTGAAAGAAAGTTTCAGCAATCTGTTAATGTCAGAGTCAATCCGTGTGGAATGAGGCAACACAGATTTCTGTGATATCTGATTCTGAAGACACTAAAACCTCAAGATTCTATTTATGGTTCACAGTCCTTCTCTGATCCAAGTTGTCTTGAGTGAGCACAATCTACTAGAACAGGAAGGATTCGAGCAAGAAATCAACGTATCCAGGATCTTTTATTACAACTACAACTATAGAACGTTCAACAATGACATCATGTTGCTCCAGGTAGGCATGAATTTCACGTCCACTCTGTCATCACATTCGCAACAAGGGTGGCATTGCATTAGTAATGTTTCCGCCTGGAGGCAGAATATGCTGAGGCTTGTTGTTTATTAtgggtaaaatatgtatttttagtcAATAGTGCTATGGGAATGGAATACCTTGATGAGAAGAAATTAAAGGCtaaaatttaacaaattaaatgaggTCCAAGGTGCTTCACTCGTTGGTTAATAGCCTATAGTCTGTATGTTCAGGTTTTACACCTGAAAAAGATGCCAAGCTGAGTCTTCAAAACTGAAGGATAGAAGAGCTAGTCAGTTCTATCAACTGGCATACACAATGGTGAAAATCACTTACCTACAAACTAGGGTACAATTAGAAAGGGAGGGAACTTTAGCTCTTGAGCTAGTTGTATCAGTTCCAGGCTAAGGTTCTTACTAATGTTCGCATTGGCACATGCAATTGGCTATAATGCTTCAGCGCCTAATTGAAGCTTATTGGCTTACAAATACAGTTGTTTTAATCTAAAAATCAATAGACTTTGGCTGTATGAATCTTTAAATGGTGAACTTTATGTTTTTAGCTTATCAGCTAAATATGATGCTCTCATTTTCTGTGCAATATGGCAAATGAGTCCTTTAGAAAGCCTTACAAAAAATCAcgtgaaattttcattttcacatgtgaaaattacAGTTTCACATgggaatttaacattttcacatgtgaatttaaatattcGCTCTCATCTCAtgagtgggattatttttatagctcacatgtgtactcttcatATGTTGGGGGTGTTCATGTGTGGTTTCTGAACACGTGGTATTTTTTGTAAGGGAAGGGGTTAGACCAGTATGCCAAACATATATTGTGTTACGTCAAAGTTTTTTAACAACATGAACATACAAACCCATTTTCAACAGTGTTAATTGTTGGAGTGATTGGTGCCAAGAAACCACAGCATATTCAGAAGTTCCCCAGTACCCAGTTTGAAAACCCATGACCCTAGTCACCATTAGGTGCCATATCATGTGAGAATAGAGAGCAATGTCAAAAACAGAGAGATAAAGATATGTAGTATTAACATCTGTACATTGCAAGTCATTCAGTCATGTCGAATCCACTCAACTGCTGCCACCtggcaaatgtattttctgtgttcTGATTGACTGGTGTCTGAACATTCTGATCCTGTCCGGTTGGCCTGTTCCAGCTGGAAAGGCCCGCCCAGCTCAATGCCAACGTCCAGCCTGTCCCCATTGCTGACCCGAATGCCCCGCCGCTCGAAGGAGGGGTCACCTGCACCGTGAGCGGCTGGGGGGTGACCCGCGTCTACAGCTACACCCTCTCCCCCGTGCTGCGTGCTGTCGACGTCAACATTATCCCTGATTGCCAGTACTACTATTACTGGAGGGTCAACAACAACATGCTGTGCGCCGGCTCCCAATTCGGGGGAAAAGACTCCTGTCAGGTACAGTAATAACCTCTTGCCTTAAGCTTATTTGATGTGCTTACAGGTCCGGCCCATTGCATAAAGGCTCTATGCGgctgtttagggccacaaccgctagggggggggcacaagacaatggggggggggggggcacacgatccaatgtttatcttctaaggtaaataacgttattttcgtattTACGTTATTCACCAGaactatcgcggaactagcggtataaattaaaaatggaacgGCAACAGAACAGTTCATAACAATGTGATGTAGGAAGGATTTTatcaaataaaagtaaaataaagaatgcagCTAAGTGATTAGTAGGACCGAAGTCTTACTACTAATCAAAACAAAGAGCTACATTCAAAAATCCTAAATCTTTTTCCTTACCACACTTTTCTCTAAGAGAGCTTTTCTCTGTACCAGCTATCGAGTACGTAAGTAGACAGTAAAGCGAAGAACAGACCTCACGTGAGCGTATATAAGCTCTCtcaatcaggtgcaaacaatcAGTAGTAATCACAGGGAATCTCGGAGCGCCCTCAGGTGGTTCTGGAGATTACCACACTCAGTTCCCTGAATAAGCACCGTTTCCTCAACAGGGAAACTGAGTAGCCGATTAGCACAAAAAGGCGTCGATTAGCACAAACCACAAAGCCGAGTCGCAAACGGAATATGGAACCATGacagtatgcatgtgtatgcatgtctttCTCATACATTTGTATGCATTATTATCAGTTTCTCATAACAAACAGAGTAGAAAAATACAtgatatttcaacaaaaacgttcaacaaaaacatttcaagtaAAATGCATCAGTTTCATTTTCGAAAAGCAATATGTTTGCAGACAGGAACAGCTAATATAGGCTTGGATTTATCGACTTTCTTTGTCTTGAAAGCATGGCCTGAGGTGGCGCATTAAAGAAAGCAAAAGATTCTATCaatattaacttttattttttatttaaatgaaaacatacaatcTGCTTTATATAGCAGGTTATGTATTCAAACAaagtgtaataataaaaaagcttatcactgaaatgcaatattggttaattttttttttcttgtcgtGATTCATCATCAATCAGAATGGACACAACAAGAACAGTTTTGtatataacattattattaataatattaatagtaattatatgaaaataacaatataattaaaactaTAATGACAGTGAAGGCAGTTTTGTGCAGTCCTCCAGGGTGGAAATCACAATTAATTCTGAGACATCGGTCCTGTACAAGAAACTCTTTTGGGTCAACCCCCTTTCACGCAGTCAACATCACAGCCTCATGCTTGTTCATACGCTAGTGCTCCCCCTGTGACCCATGTAAGCATGTATAAACACTGTCATGTAAAAACATGCAGACCAGATTGGaatagaaaaaaatcttttattttcttttgtggggctttttttaagaaaaaaaaatggtcccTGGAGTGTAATTAGTTTGGCGTGAAgaaattttacaatttaaatgtaatttaaaagaaCTGTccaaaataatatcattttgCCAGGATAAATTTGTAGTTTTGAATAgacttcaatggggaaatttgctttttggcaccaaAGGCTGCAATACCTCTGGTAACCACTGGAGCTTGCGAGCTTCACTGAGAAATTCAATCCCTGGTCCCCTGAGGCCGCTAGGCTCTGTTTGGAACTGTCAAAATTGTACATGAGCCAAATGATCGTCTAACTTTTTGACCCTCCATTGATACAGCTCTCTCTTTTAGGGTATGCGGTATGTGGATCTGCCTACAGTGGTGTGTTTTCAGCTCGGTTAGTGCGGGAGAGAGGGTCGCACTGGTAGCTAGCCTAACGCTAACCAATTGGCTGACCAGAATTTGGTAATGTTAGGAAGCTGCCGTTATTATAACTAaattcagttatgtttggcAACGTTAAATTACCTGCCATGATGACCAGAAATTTGCCATGGGTCTGATGTTTTAAGTAACAACTAAAAGCTGAATAAGATTCCAATCCACTTCTTAGCTCATatgggctagc encodes:
- the LOC118207530 gene encoding trypsin-like, with protein sequence MGQILQSTFLLVVALTTIRGTLEQRIIGGQEVVPYSIKYQASIQYNKQHYCGATLIRPQWVVSAAHCYKPPSLIQVVLSEHNLLEQEGFEQEINVSRIFYYNYNYRTFNNDIMLLQLERPAQLNANVQPVPIADPNAPPLEGGVTCTVSGWGVTRVYSYTLSPVLRAVDVNIIPDCQYYYYWRVNNNMLCAGSQFGGKDSCQGDSGGPLVCNGLFEGIVSWGISCANPYYPGVYTKVRNYTPWINWIIATN